A stretch of Scheffersomyces stipitis CBS 6054 chromosome 2, complete sequence DNA encodes these proteins:
- a CDS encoding ATP-binding cassette transporter activity (go_component membrane~go_funtion ATP binding~go_process transport), with translation MTDHLTDTSLAIETDHLTYKFAGTSKIGLEDITLQIPWGSTNLIVGPNGAGKSTLLKILAGKTLIKKGSLKIGGFDPFEFRIDRNEQHNSDINNYITYLGTEWAANSVVKRDIPVNLLISSIGGESYSERRDELLDILDIDPDWSMLRISDGERRRVQIAMGLVKPWKLLLLDEVTIDLDVIVRQRLLEFLKKECVERRCCVVYATHIFDGLGKKWCDRIIHLDAGIKVDDFEIEKVRFVNNQEEKVSFEDDTVRVQYVESLHPLAVYWLQRDLDARGSREEEKIKMKQRHNDWNNARDGKYFDADESQLAKYFRATRNI, from the coding sequence ATGACAGACCATCTTACCGACACCTCGTTGGCGATCGAGACTGATCATCTCACCTACAAATTTGCCGGAACCAGCAAGATCGGTTTGGAAGACATCACTCTCCAGATTCCCTGGGGAAGTACCAATTTGATAGTGGGGCCCAACGGAGCTGGAAAGTCGACTTTGCTTAAGATCTTGGCTGGAAAGACATTAATCAAAAAGGGCTCGTTGAAAATCGGAGGATTTGACCCTTTTGAATTTAGAATCGACAGAAACGAGCAACACAATTCTGACATTAACAACTATATCACCTATTTAGGAACCGAATGGGCAGCTAATTCTGTGGTTAAAAGGGACATCCCTGTCAACTTATTGATCTCTTCGATTGGAGGTGAAAGCTATAGCGAGAGAAGAGACGAATTGCTTGATATTCTCGACATTGATCCTGATTGGTCGATGTTGAGAATCAGTGATGGTGAACGTAGAAGAGTTCAGATAGCCATGGGATTGGTGAAGCCATGGAAGCTTTTACTTCTTGACGAAGTCACAATTGATTTGGATGTGATTGTGAGGCAGAGATTGCtagagttcttgaagaaggagtgtgttgaaagaagatgCTGTGTAGTCTATGCAACTCATATCTTCGATGGGTTGGGCAAAAAATGGTGCGACAGAATCATTCATCTCGATGCTGGAATCAAGGTTGATGACtttgagattgaaaaggTTCGTTTCGTCAACAACcaggaagaaaaagtctCGTTCGAGGACGATACAGTAAGAGTCCAATACGTGGAATCGTTGCATCCATTGGCCGTATATTGGTTACAGCGTGATTTAGATGCGAGAGGCTCAagagaggaagaaaagatcaaaatgAAACAGAGACACAATGATTGGAACAATGCTCGTGATGGCAAATACTTTGATGCTGACGAAAGTCAGTTGGCCAAATACTTTAGGGCTACGAGAAACATATGA
- a CDS encoding predicted protein, which produces MNESFNRSHDLPIIEDVENQPLLDNTREIENTNSIENQLKSAKSDLQHRKRGPTTPLAASMNDHVVLRRKLDRPASQIRYLEFGSNELLEAKYQSWALAEQLKRNEELVRFLELEMKFAEEQPPL; this is translated from the coding sequence ATGAACGAATCATTTAACCGGAGCCACGATTTGCCAATTATAGAAGACGTTGAAAACCAGCCACTTCTAGACAATACGCGCGAGATCGAGAATACCAACTCCATTGAAAACCAACTCAAATCTGCTAAATCTGACCTTCAGCATCGCAAAAGGGGTCCCACAACGCCGTTGGCTGCATCTATGAACGACCACGTTGTTCTTAGAAGAAAACTCGACCGTCCCGCTTCTCAAATACGGTATCTTGAATTCGGATCTAATGAGCTTCTAGAAGCAAAGTACCAGAGCTGGGCTCTTGCTGAACAGTTAAAGagaaacgaagaattggtgcgttttcttgaacttgaaatgAAGTTTGCTGAAGAACAACCACCATTGTAG
- the YPK2 gene encoding Serine/threonine-protein kinase (Serine/threonine protein kinase with similarity to protein kinase~go_funtion protein kinase activity; ATP binding; protein serine/threonine kinase activity~go_process protein amino acid phosphorylation) gives MLRFKNKFKFGSSTPVTPNGSDKEGVSPEVSLHSDGSPRNSVDSRRTISVNNLADNVSKLSVNGTSDSSNSTRKQDPPHDDLHLAPASINTQPSSTSLSTQSTSAAASSNPGLLTVKIYNSNNIALPIKINNNKQILHALAVNSNNEAISQQLLKNLNALENSPATSDTSPRLNGNSSTGSHEYLQGAIATNFLPSIITIPNAENLVKSLLYLTIEFDNNVLVIEPQKGTVNQSTWNQVVSFDVTKKSSNSNFNNGPTSPNSHSHSNGTSSTGSNFLNLNLFIRLPNMLIPDSEKTSKKHLFTNTSSSDSPANIGDLLIGTIKLPLNLKYHTKSIRLMNHEYLKFTKFNTELNEAIAKEMGEIMLTIEFKPITKKHLSIEEFDLLKVIGKGSFGKVMQVVKKDTKQIYALKTIRKQHIVSRMEVTHTLAERTVLARINNPFIVPLKFSFQSPEKLYLVLSFINGGELFWHLQREGKFSMDRSRFYIAELLTALESLHELNVIYRDLKPENILLDYQGHIALCDFGLCKLNMSNDDKTNTFCGTPEYLAPELLLNQGYTRSVDWWTLGTLLYEMLTGLPPFYDDDVPTMYRKILQNPLRFPSFLEGTDAQDLLVKLLQKDPNLRMNDAHEIKNHPFFKDIDWNKLLNKSYLPPFKPNVENLLDTSNFDQDFTNEQPQDSVVDDFLTESVQKQFGGWTYNGEGVF, from the exons ATGTTGCGGTTCAAAAACAAATTCAAGTTCGGCTCCTCGACCCCAGTAACGCCTAACGGCTCGGATAAGGAAGGAGTGTCGCCCGAAGTATCACTCCATTCCGACGGTTCTCCACGAAACTCAGTCGATTCTCGCCGCACCATCTCCgtcaacaacttggctgACAATGTGCTGAAGCTCTCGGTCAATGGCACCCTGGACCTGCtgaattctacaagaaaacaagatccTCCACATGATGACCTCCATCTAGCTCCAGCATCCATCAACACCCAGCCTTCTTCGACTTCCTTGTCGACGCAAAGCACATCTGCC GCTGCTTCGTCAAACCCTGGGCTTTTGACAGTCAAAATCTATAACTCCAACAACATCGCATTGCCcatcaaaatcaacaacaacaaacaGATCTTGCACGCGTTGGCCGTTAACTCCAACAACGAAGCTATCAGCCAACAGCTcctcaagaacttgaacgCTTTGGAAAACTCAC CTGCAACAAGCGATACGTCTCCTAGACTTAACGGCAATAGCAGCACTGGTTCTCATGAATATTTACAAGGAGCTATCGCTACCAATTTCTTGCCCTCCATCATTACTATTCCCAATGCTGAGAATTTGGTGAAGTCGTTGCTCTACTTAACAATAGAGTTCGACAACAACGTCTTGGTCATTGAACCTCAAAAGGGTACTGTAAATCAGTCTACTTGGAACCAGGTAGTTTCTTTCGACGTGACGAAAAAGTCTTCGAAttccaatttcaacaatggaCCCACTTCCCCCAACTCTCATTCTCATTCCAACGGAACGTCTTCGACGGGATCTaactttctcaacttgaacttgttcatcaGATTGCCCAACATGCTTATTCCGGATTCGGAAAAGACGTCGAAGAAACATTTGTTCACCAACACAAGCTCTTCGGATAGTCCTGCCAATATTGGCGATTTGCTTATCGGTACCATCAAGTTAccattgaacttgaaatacCATACCAAATCCATCCGCTTGATGAATCACGAGTATTTGAAGTTCACCAAATTCAACACTGAGCTCAACGAGGCTATAGCCAAGGAAATGGGCGAGATCATGTTAACCATAGAGTTCAAGCCCATCACTAAGAAACATCTTTCCATTGAGGAGTTTGATCTTTTGAAAGTCATTGGTAAAGGAtcttttggaaaagttATGCAAGTTGTCAAGAAAGACACTAAACAAATCTATGCATTAAAGACTATACGTAAACAGCATATAGTGTCGAGAATGGAGGTGACGCATACTTTGGCCGAGAGAACAGTTTTAGCCAGAATCAACAACCCTTTCATTGTTCCTTTGAAGTTCTCGTTCCAGAGTCCAGAAAAGTTGTATTTGGTATTATCGTTCATTAACGGAGGTGAATTGTTCTGGCATTTGCAGAGAGAAGGCAAGTTCTCTATGGATAGATCCAGGTTCTACATTGCTGAATTGTTAACAGCATTGGAAAGCTTACATGAACTAAATGTCATTTACAGAGACTTGAAGCCAGAAAACATCTTGTTAGATTACCAAGGTCATATAGCCTTATGCGATTTTGGCTTGTGTAAGTTGAACATGAGCAACGACGACAAAACCAACACATTCTGTGGAACTCCAGAGTATTTGGCTCCagagttgttgttgaaccaAGGTTATACCAGAAGTGTTGATTGGTGGACCTTGGGAACGTTATTGTACGAAATGTTGACTGGTTTACCACCATTTTATGATGACGATGTTCCTACTATGTACAGAAAGATATTGCAAAATCCATTACGGTTCCCTTCGTTCTTGGAGGGAACCGATGCCCAGGACTTGTTGGTTAAGTTGTTACAGAAGGATCCAAACTTGAGAATGAACGATGCTCATGAGATCAAGAACCATCCCTTCTTCAAGGACATCGACtggaacaagttgttgaacaagagcTACTTGCCTCCTTTCAAGCCAAATGTAGAGAACTTATTGGATACATCCAACTTTGACCAGGACTTCACCAACGAACAGCCACAAGACTCTGTGgttgatgatttcttgacGGAAAGTGTTCAGAAACAGTTTGGTGGATGGACTTACAATGGCGAGGGAGTGTTTTAA